Proteins encoded in a region of the Mycolicibacterium neoaurum genome:
- a CDS encoding DUF2235 domain-containing protein, with translation MTNIVLCFDQAGETNAAALFRRVDPADQISWHRHTSRRADRARAAVAAAYDFLTEHWHPGDPVYVFGAGSGASCAQALARLLSTIGVLDGELRDYMLSTYALPRTERSAQEWRRVTEVAAGLAEHDDIAVPVRFLGLWDSTPIRGAGGPVDVADGRHALAIDGGPSWQRVDGVNEVWFRGTHRDIVGGALTLEWMLDGATQAGLRLDTAPSVHAEPDSSALTLPLRRLPETAAVHASVQMHLHNHPRYWRRLPARVQWHDLDWLDRGERLLATERTAPTPVRVLATAS, from the coding sequence GTGACGAATATCGTGCTGTGCTTCGACCAAGCGGGGGAAACCAATGCCGCGGCGCTGTTCCGCCGCGTCGATCCCGCAGATCAGATCAGCTGGCATCGACACACCAGCCGACGCGCCGACCGAGCGCGTGCGGCGGTCGCGGCGGCATACGACTTCCTCACCGAACACTGGCATCCCGGCGACCCGGTCTATGTCTTCGGTGCGGGCAGCGGCGCGTCATGCGCACAAGCCTTGGCGCGGCTGCTGAGCACCATCGGCGTGCTCGACGGCGAACTGCGCGACTACATGCTGTCGACTTACGCGCTGCCGCGCACCGAACGCTCGGCACAGGAATGGCGCCGCGTCACCGAGGTGGCCGCCGGACTGGCCGAGCACGACGATATCGCGGTGCCGGTGCGCTTCCTCGGCCTATGGGACAGCACACCCATCCGCGGTGCCGGCGGGCCCGTGGACGTCGCCGACGGCCGCCACGCCCTCGCCATCGACGGCGGCCCGTCGTGGCAGCGCGTCGACGGCGTTAATGAGGTGTGGTTCCGCGGAACCCACCGCGACATCGTCGGTGGCGCCCTGACCCTGGAGTGGATGCTCGACGGTGCCACGCAGGCCGGCCTGCGACTGGACACCGCCCCGTCGGTGCACGCCGAGCCCGACAGTTCGGCGCTGACGCTTCCGCTGCGCAGACTGCCCGAGACCGCGGCGGTACACGCCAGCGTGCAGATGCACCTGCACAACCACCCGCGGTACTGGCGGCGCCTGCCCGCCCGCGTGCAGTGGCACGACCTCGACTGGCTCGACCGTGGCGAGCGGCTGCTGGCTACCGAACGCACCGCACCGACACCGGTAAGGGTGCTGGCCACCGCCTCCTAG
- a CDS encoding DUF4352 domain-containing protein, whose translation MTTPPTAAGWYPDPDGSGGQRYWDGTEWTAQRPEGPEFTEETSAWPAELPPWPEDVMAMPSWEDAGKGEPPVIAADPEPEPEPETVEPEPETMEPELAAAVEPETEPVIDPPADASEPVEPASEPPADQWPQPDLTIPTVTPTTPAFDQTTAVVPTLPPPPAEPLAFGGVGDIAAKPAPKSPLKGYLLGVAALLIVLVGVLVWAFAFADPGSGSPEASGTDGTVATDGATAPTVPTTDSADAGDAPAPAEGSVVDGDVTITENGVDTVPTVSAVDNEFLTKTATGKFVLVKLTFLNNGQSPATFLSDQQVLTAGGQPYSPDTEATFYLNGISAVLYPGEPVQVTVAYDIPADSNPEFIQVSGDLGSAGGRIALN comes from the coding sequence ATGACGACACCGCCGACCGCGGCCGGCTGGTACCCGGATCCCGACGGTTCCGGAGGTCAACGTTACTGGGACGGCACGGAGTGGACCGCCCAGCGCCCCGAGGGACCCGAGTTCACCGAAGAGACGTCGGCCTGGCCCGCCGAGCTGCCGCCATGGCCCGAAGACGTGATGGCGATGCCGTCCTGGGAGGACGCCGGCAAGGGCGAGCCGCCCGTCATCGCCGCCGATCCGGAACCCGAGCCCGAGCCCGAGACCGTGGAGCCAGAGCCCGAGACCATGGAGCCCGAGCTCGCCGCGGCCGTGGAACCCGAGACCGAACCGGTCATCGACCCACCGGCCGACGCATCTGAGCCCGTCGAACCTGCCAGCGAGCCGCCCGCCGACCAGTGGCCGCAGCCAGACCTCACCATTCCGACGGTGACACCCACGACGCCCGCGTTCGACCAGACCACCGCGGTGGTGCCGACGCTGCCGCCACCGCCCGCGGAGCCGCTGGCCTTCGGCGGCGTCGGCGATATCGCGGCCAAACCCGCGCCCAAGAGCCCGCTCAAGGGCTACCTGCTGGGCGTCGCGGCGTTGCTGATCGTGTTGGTCGGTGTGCTCGTCTGGGCCTTCGCGTTCGCCGATCCCGGCTCCGGCTCCCCCGAGGCCAGCGGTACGGATGGGACCGTGGCGACCGATGGGGCCACTGCGCCCACCGTTCCCACCACGGATTCCGCCGACGCCGGTGACGCGCCCGCCCCGGCCGAAGGATCGGTCGTCGACGGCGACGTGACGATCACCGAGAACGGCGTCGACACGGTGCCGACGGTGTCTGCGGTCGACAACGAGTTCCTCACCAAGACGGCCACCGGAAAATTCGTCCTGGTCAAGTTGACGTTCCTCAACAACGGCCAGTCCCCCGCCACGTTCCTGTCCGACCAGCAGGTATTGACCGCGGGCGGGCAGCCCTATTCGCCCGATACCGAGGCGACCTTCTACCTCAACGGGATCTCGGCGGTGCTGTATCCGGGCGAGCCGGTACAGGTGACCGTCGCCTACGACATCCCCGCCGACAGCAACCCGGAGTTCATCCAGGTCTCCGGTGACCTCGGCAGCGCCGGCGGACGGATTGCGCTGAACTGA
- a CDS encoding crotonase/enoyl-CoA hydratase family protein, whose protein sequence is MTATYAVHESVATITLDDGKVNALSPAMQAAINTAFDQAAADVEAGTVKAVVLAGNGRVFSAGFELSVFASGDAEAGYGMLRGGFELALRVLTFPAPVVMASTGPAIAMGSFLMLTGDHRVGSVKSRFQANEVAIGMVIPQAALEIMRMRLTPPAYSRAVSVAAVFAGDAAIDAGWVDEIVEHEAVLVRAQEIGAEYAATLNLKAHLASKVKARQIAIDAIQAGIDGLAEEYKKSVS, encoded by the coding sequence ATGACCGCCACCTATGCCGTGCACGAATCCGTCGCCACCATCACCCTGGACGACGGCAAGGTCAACGCGCTCTCACCGGCGATGCAGGCCGCCATCAACACCGCGTTCGACCAGGCCGCCGCCGATGTCGAGGCCGGGACCGTCAAGGCCGTGGTGCTGGCGGGTAACGGGCGCGTGTTCAGCGCGGGATTCGAACTCAGCGTCTTCGCCTCCGGAGATGCCGAGGCCGGGTACGGCATGCTGCGCGGCGGATTCGAACTGGCGCTGCGCGTGCTGACCTTCCCGGCCCCGGTGGTGATGGCCTCGACCGGGCCCGCGATCGCCATGGGATCGTTCCTGATGCTGACCGGTGACCACCGGGTCGGATCGGTGAAGTCGCGCTTCCAGGCCAACGAGGTGGCCATCGGCATGGTCATCCCCCAGGCCGCACTGGAGATCATGCGGATGCGGCTGACCCCGCCGGCCTACTCGCGCGCGGTATCGGTGGCCGCGGTGTTCGCCGGTGACGCGGCGATCGACGCCGGCTGGGTGGACGAGATCGTCGAGCACGAGGCCGTGCTGGTGCGCGCACAGGAGATCGGCGCCGAGTACGCCGCCACCCTGAACCTCAAGGCCCACCTGGCCAGCAAGGTCAAGGCCCGCCAGATCGCGATCGACGCTATCCAGGCCGGTATCGACGGGCTGGCCGAGGAATACAAGAAGTCGGTCAGCTAG